From the genome of Solanum pennellii chromosome 6, SPENNV200:
TACCGTGTTTCATGAGCtttgttttcaattttgatattataactcTCTGACTCATATTAGATAATGTTAGcatatcattaaaaatatttatagattTACGAAAAACAAAATCCACTAAAATTTCTTAACCTTTACAATTGACtgtttttgaaaataaactataattacAATACATAAATATTGTAATAATTTAGAAAGTTAATAACCTTGGCATGACTGATCTGAATACTTCTCTATATTAATCTATCAAAACAGTTAGATGACACTCTCAATTTCAAGTAACACTATGCGAAAAACGACATATAGCACTCTTTATAAATGTCACTAAAGTTTGTAGCGATACTGATTCCAATGACGATTAACTAATGTCGATAAAAACTTTATCACTTTTAtcaatatatacatttattatcgctaaaaattatttttatcgcCGTATAACAATAGCTAAATCCAAATAATGCACGTAGAACAAGATAGCTACAAAAACTCAAACTAAGgattatataatttcatatattatatattaaaagtagCTAGCAACTAGAAGCAAGTAATGATTACaccaaaaactaaaacaacctACAACAACATTGATAATTGTTTCTACTTGTTAAACCATGATTTTTCTGGATTGATTTGCTGAGATTATAGTGAGGCAAAGGTAGAGTATCATTGCAATGTAAGAAAGCATGATACTATGTGAAACTTTTCGACAAAAtttgtcaacatgatcacaaaTTGGCAGCCATCCTGAATGAGTCTGTCCATATTTTCCCACATATCCAACTGCTGTTGCTGCTGCACATCCAGCCAGTAGCAATGCCATCGTAATCTGCACTCACAATTAGTGACGGAAtcagaattttcattaaaataatgtaaaaaataaagtgaataaCCGTATTTTTTCGAAGACAAACTCTTTCttcattaattaaatcctaTCTGTCTTTGTCTCCGGAAAAATCAAAATGCATTTGTAAGTGACGTCTACGTTTAAGCATTTAAAATGCATATTGAGTGACGTTACTTATAAACTTCAATGAATGCAAAATTGTACTTGTATTGGTTAATATTTTGTCCAGATCTACTGATAATTAGTGATTTGGACGTACCAAATCATGAATGAACATGTAAAAATAGTTCTTTGGATCAGAACTTTTATGAGCAAGAACAGAGGCTACAATTAGGGACAAAACAGAGAAAGCACATCCAACCATATTTGTAATAGCAAAGAACCTGCAAAACAATacccaaatttaaaattttttcaaaaaataacagAGCAAAACcgaaaatttaattttggttTTACTTGAAAGCTGAAGAATAACTATAGCGTGCATCCATTTCAATGCCAAATACAGTAACCGCTTGTTTGCTTGTGAGAATGATGGAAGTTGCTGCCAATGTGAATGCAATTGCCAAAATTCTCAACAGAATTTGTGTTGACAACAAACATTTGTCAGATTTCATTATTGGGTTTTGCACATTTTGATTTTGCCTATTTTTGGCACCAAAATTCTCCATTTTTTAGGATctgaagaaaagagaagagagaaacaaaaactGAAATGAATAAGTGGGCGAGTGGACGTTGCTGCTACTATTTATAGAGAGAAAGTTAATGGATCATTTTTAAAACCGACAAAAAAGCTACTTACAAGTTTTAAAACTGCCCACTAACAAAAAAATGCATTAATTCTCggggaaaataagtaaaataataataattaattattcactATTTTTGTTCCACTTTTAACTATCATACTTTCCCTTTTTTAGAATCAAACCGTAAAAACtctgattaatattttataatatattttttattatattgtatgaaaaattacaatatttttcaagtagtttttgaaTACGTATATCTTTTATCAAATTgacttaataaaaatacaatataacaaataaaaatagacgaAAAGAGTACTTTTTATTTATCCAATCGATTGAAGTCTTTCATCGAGTTAATTATTTCTTTcgttcatatttatttatcatattatatttttattaatttttaaaattaaattaaattaaattgattttaaccgataaaagaaaaaaaaagaagtgtgttataattttcaaatcaaGACAAATTAACCAACCGACAATCAATTTGTGACAAATTGGGAGTTAGAGATCCAAGAAAAGGCagacttcaaaacaaaattgtcTAGTGAAATTACCGAAGTTTTGACCaaactaagtcattatataaagtcattcatcaaaataatatgtttttttaaattttacataattagtataaacgtatttcacagtaGCGTTTTagcatatattttattttttaaaagttgatggcgtcagattgatatacgttactcatagtaacattttactcctaaaacgtactcaaagtaacgttttaggagtaaaacgtaaCTGAAAATGACGTTTTaagagtaaaacgttacttacagtaacgtacATCAACCTAATGttgttagtttttaaaaaataaaatataccttaaaatgttaccgtgaaatacgtttatactagttttgtaaaattttagaaaaatatattactttgataaattattttatataatggcttagttaGATTAAAAATTCGAAATTACTagtataaagttaaaataactTCGACAAGTACTATGAATTAGGTACCACTATCACATTCTCGTACCATCTTcgttattataattaatattatcatCAGTTATATATTACTATCATTgttagttaatatatatattcttcgaatactattttaatatgattaattaattaattaatatcgtATCTTGCTACAACATTAACTATCTTCACGTATGATTATCACTTTCATCATTTCTAGTTAGTAAAACCAACCATTAACCTCACAACAAATCATTTTTACTATTACTTACACATaaacatttcatttttaaatttaaaaaataattttatttatcaaaaattttatatttttctaattatttattactttctttatttaaattgttatttattattctaaaatctaaataaattacGCACttgtattgaaaaataattaaaatcaaaattacatTCTAATCATTCACACATCATTCGTATTTAAATATCTTAAtcttattaatataaataaatgggATTTATTAAACTAACTAATCAACTCCATGTTTCAACTGGCTCCTGCCACTAACCTAACTAAACGCCACAAAATCCTCTCCACCATCTTATAATCGGTTTAGGTACATCATATGGGCATATTCATTCTCATTTACTATGTCTAAATTAGAATAAAAAGTATTGGTCCGATAAAATTCAATAGTCTTAATTCAAATCTTATTCATAAATATGAAATCACCTTGACATATACTTTGTGTTTCATATTAAGTTCATTTTTGTGGTGTTTattaagatataaattaaatttaattttttatttttatccttattaattattgttaaatttatgattaaagtaactaaatattaattaattattaatttcaatattaacTAAATGAAGGGTAAAATTGAATACTgaacaattaagttaatttgaaaaaagaaaaatacctaaaaaaaatttaacttaataTGGAATGGAAAGagtacatataaaaataaattataaattaagttGCTTTGAGACATTTGATGTTTATATTTCTTAGCAGTTTGATTCATGTTATTATCTCTACCATTCTTAGAATCTATTGATGAAGACCTTGTTAAATGCAGTCAAAGCATGGAGAGATGGTACAAAGCATGTTCATTAATGAATGTGCTTTATCCCATTTCGACAAAGGAAAAAAGAATAGGAGAAGAAGattaattaaagatatttaTTTGCGAGGAATAGAATTGACTACCAAAAATTCTAATTGTACTAATTGATACTCCTTTCGTCctaatttatattgatttaattttttttaaatccatTCAGAATGACATAGtttatattaagtaataatttaaatataaaatattaattttatctttaataaaagaaataaaatttcacGTCGAATTAAATTACCTCTCACATGAAATAAGATCGATTTTTGGTTACCTAATAATTGCTCAATTTTGACAACGCAAAAATAACAGTGAAAAAGTCTATCTAATTTTCTCGTAGTCAGTTACCTAAATTTCCAAAATCGAATAAAACTACTGACAGTACTATATAGAAGTACTAAGGCTGCTAACGAAAAAAAAGCATTTTTGTCCTGATTTGTATGCAGCAAAACTTAATAAAACTATGGGTGGATTTCCTATGGAAGAAAccattttttgaattatattttaatatttttcatgcttgataaattaaaatatctcGAAATTACTTAGAAGTAcgatttttttcatattcagtagaaaaatatatttcatttcaaGTTCTTTTATCTCCTCCCCGTCTAGAACACTGGTTATCCCCACCCTATCACCTATTACTTCACCCTTGTTTGAAAAAAGACCtacattatttaataaaacattttttcttatattttaactattttcgGATCGTATGTTAGTCTAGACATAAATCCAATAGTAAGTGTGATAATTGGAATTCTAGATTAGGCAtaaatactttttagataatacattttttattactaataaaacattaaaaaatgaattaaaaggcACTTATTATTTTTCAGGACAAAAATAATCTATTAAAAACCTTTGTCTTTCCtacaaatacatattaaaatacacacataatattatattacCCCCTGCCATCCTTTTTATATGTTAGTTGTTACATAAGTAGTAAAAATTAATAGGGCCATGCCAAAATGCGCTAATAATGATCATTTCCTAGTTtctgttttaattaatttgtcttTGATTTATAATTCCTTGTTGGTTAGGGATTGATCGTTTTCCAATTACAACAAGATTTTGAAGTATTGTTTTGAGTATAAAAAAAAGTGACGAGAAAGGACATGACTAAGTACACAAACTAAAAGATTGATATATTATAATCTTATACAGTAAAGCAAAAAACTAACATACAACGCGCATTTTTGGATATGTAACGTTAAGAAAATGATATTTGTGGAATGTTAAACTTGGATGTGTCTGGATTGATTTGCAGAGATAATGGTGAGACAAAGGTAGAAAAACACAGCAAAGTATGAGAGAATGACACTATTTGTTACTTTGTGACAGAATTTGTCAACATGTTCACAAATGGGCATCCATCCTGAATGCATCTCACCATATTTTCCAATATATCCAACTGCTGTTGCTGCTGCACATCCAGCTAGCAGCACTGCCATCACAATCTGTGCTCATAACAAAATTCCAACATTCACATTACTGCTTCAAAATTTATACTAATAGAAATAGTGTATAATGCATTATGTCTGGTTTATACAACACTTTGAGTTCAATGTAACTATTACTCCTTCCGGTGCCACATAAACTGGGACGGACGagtatatagtatatatatgcaATAGGTGTAAGCAGAACTTTACATTCTCCGTTTATGTTAGCTAAAGATAACTATAGATAATCGTTCATACATTATGTGATTAGGCCGAACTCATAAACAGATTCTTAAACTTGTTGGATTTTTCccctcaggtacctcaactacgtcattttcctattgaatcgtTAAACCACCCATAAATTGTTTCTTTTAAACATTGTTGATTGATTTTAATCGGCTTTTCAATTGTAAATGTCTTCAATCGTGTTCgtattgtaataattttgattgaaggaatgaagaaaACTCTGTGAATCTCATTTTGTTTTGcaatgtgttcaaatgacttgaagtaaaatacaattattctcgaacattttcactatcaattggactaatgagatctggaacaacatatgtattCTCTATTAGTACCCCTCACAAAATCTGATTCCACATCAGCCAATCGTTTTTGTTAAAAAGAAACAAGTTATGgatggttcaatgattcaataggaaaatagcATAATTGAGGTACCTAAACGAAAAAACTCAACAAGTGAGAAATctgtttatgtatttggccaCGTGATTAATAACCTAAAAATAAGAAAGGTTATACTTGATAGTGTGAAAATTCTTTATTATGTTTCCAAAGACTTGGTGTTTGAGTGGTCCTAAAGAGAAAGGTCATATATTCATACTAGCTAGCACCATTTATTCCAACGTCTACcacttttaattttcattttttaacgATGACAATATAACTGATATAAGAAGAGGTGTGTGAAAGCTAGCTGATCCGTACTCCACGGTCATATTCATCAGTATCGAGACACATCAAGGTTCATCAGTATcccaataataattatatataacttGAGAAATGCGTTGTAAGTGAGTCTAGGATTAAGCCTCACAAGAATAGAACCAAATCAAAAGACAGCAAGATAATCAATGCCTCTTACATGACATAACAAACTTACAAACTATGGGCAAATAAATACTGTATGAAATTTTAGgatggaaaaaaaagaagctatATTGGGAAATTATTGAGTGATAAAAAAAAGGGTATTATTTCCGGACCCTCAAAACAATCTCTCCACCTtcacaaggtaggggtaaggtatACATACACATCACATCCTCAGACTCTACTAGTAAGACTACACTGagtatgttattattgttgtagtACGATTTTAACTCTTTTAAAAATGAAGGTGCGTCAACATTTATCGAGAGTACGAACACATTCATAACAaatcaattacaaaaaaaaaaaaagaagtaaaagttGGACGTACCAAATCATGAAGGAACATGTAAAATGAATTCTTTGGAACAAGACCTTTATGTCCTAAAACAGAGGCAAGAAACAGAGACAAAACAGAGAAGGCACATCCAATCATATTTGCAAAAGCAAAAAACCTGCACACAAAAATAACACTAAAAATTCAGAactttcaataataaaaaataaaaatacaaatatttgcTATAGATTTTCATTTACTTGAAAGCTGAAGAATAACTATAGCGTGCATCCATCTCAAGGCCAAATATAGTAACAGTCTGTTTGCtggttaaaataatcaaagtaGACGCCAATGTGAATATTGTAGCCAAAAATCTCAACAAAATTTGTGTTCCTAACAAATATTTGTAAGGTTTCAGTGGTGAACTTTGCATATTTTTGGGCTCCATTTTCTTGGTAtctcaagaaaacataaaagaaaaaacaacaagTGAATGAATGAGTACATAGAAGTTGGTGGTTCTATTTATAGATGGAAAACAAAAAATGTATTTTCAGTGCTAAAAGTACTGTGGGCTAAAGAAAATGACATTTACAAATTACAATTCTCATAAAATATCTCAATGTTTGTTCTCtatactcaaaaaaaaataaaaaatagccTTCACTTATGGTAGGTATCTACTAATgaatcaaatcattttttgtgtcaatattatgaaaattagCCTTAGATTAAGTGGAAACGAGTTTCACATGACTTCCTCTTTACTGAAATACTCTACCTAACTAAATTATTACAATTCGAATCATAATGTCACGAGTTTGAATTTAACGATGATTGATCGACTTCTTTAGTATCCCTCTAGCTCCACCCTGAGTCCTTACTCTTTCACCTTGGAATACATCAAATTAccaaaccaaaaaataaaattgtgataaaatgtGTTATTACTCCTTTCGTCTCATTTTATATCTCATCcctttctataaatagttgatctataatatttatcattGCATATTCCTTTTTCAACCCTTGTGAGTTATTAGCCATGAAAATATACATTTgatcaatttaaaaaaactaaGTAAATGATTCATGTTCgttggttaaattaattaataaaaataaattaattcatattcattgatTGAGAAGATgagttctaaaaaaattaaataagggtAGAAGAGTAAAGTTACATTATTTCTTAATGCAAATGCAAAGTAAAAAATgtgacatataaaatgggacggaggaaGTATGTTTTGTAACATTTTTTCTTCCTATATTACCCCTTCTAACCACCTCACTGACATTCAAAATAAAGACTAGTTATAATATAAATCATGTCTGTGTCTATCCTTACTCAGATCGACAAAGACACATGTGAAATGCAGTCAAAttgcaagtttttttttttttttggtgacaaaaataatggaaaaacaAATAAGTATGGAGAAGATAGTAAATTAATGTGTGTTcattaatgaaaagaaaatggcAAAAGAGTCAAAATTGACGACCAAAAATTTGTGATCGATGTTGTACGGATTGATAACATATTTTTTGGTTACCTAATTAGCTGCTCAATTTTGACACAGAAAAATCACAACTATTATTAACACTGGAATGTGCTAGCCAAAAGCATTTTCACTTACAATACTCATAACCTGAAGTTGAATTAATtggaaaaacaaattttaaaaatcagataatcataaataattagTAGGTAAAATGAACTGAACACGAGGTAAATATTCATTCACGTAAGTTGGTGAGGGAAGACCAAGGTTtgaatttaaggaaaaaataataaaagtagtTCAACAATCTCTATATGGGAGATGAGATGTCTCATTAGAATCTTTGTATCAAGTAACATTTCAATATCACATAGTTGTATTATACTGTACTTAAGATCATgcattgtatataattttagtgtgacattttaatacattatttataTCTTTAATTGAATAAAGTTATGCCAATAATATTAGCATCAGCACCTacttattgtatattttttcacCAAATAACTGAGTATCTGCGTATTAAGAAAAGCTCTGATCAGAGCTTATAGAAGCATCAACCTCATCCTAAAAGGATTTTCTGGTAAtcgaagaaaaataaatacgaagctttgttcatttctttttaagcaagttattttgtttctttgcaaagtatttatttctttttcaccaGGTTTCATTCAATTTCTTGTAAATTGAATAGGCCGTggttaacaaaaaatttataatcagaGACAGGTAAATTGAAAACTGTTATTGCTATCGATATCATATTAAACCAGAAGCAATTTAATTGTAAGTGCTATTACATTATACATTTCTTTGAGTTCAAGTTTCATATGTTGAAGgtttaaaacacaaataatgtaaaattaacATCTCACACACatttaagatgataaatatcaagttataatcatactctttaaaaataaactacttatagcatattattatcaagttatagcatatcaatttaattatatgttaattaaaataattaattcatactctttaaaaataaactacttatagcatattattatcaaattatagcatatcaattaataatatattaattaaaaaaaattaattcatactctttaaaaataaactacttatagcatattattatcaaattatagcatatcaattaataatatattaattaaaaaaattaattcatactctttaaaaataaactacttatagcatattattatcaagttataccatatcaattaataatatattaatttaaaaaaattaatttgttatttaaataataattaatatgtttaaataattacttttatttattcactTACCTTTTATAAACCaaactctttaaatttttactgATTAATCAATTATCTTTTAAagcttttaatataaataataaactattattaataaaatattaattaaacttcaCATTATATAGTTGccttttaaaaaacaatatcTAAATAATAGAGACTGgattttaattaattccttGTTATACGGTTACCCAATAACTATCCACCCCCATCTCAACCAATACACAATCATCTTCCCCCAATACACTCCATCTCTCCCCATTACACGCGATCAGTTCCCAATACGCAATCATTTTTTGATCTTACCCAAATCCGACCTCAATCATCTTCCCCATTATCCCTCTCTCTCAGATCAGTTCATTCCAAAACACAAACATCCCTCTCAGATCAGTTCCCCATTAAGTTCATATAGAATGTTTAAGAAAGGTATATATAATGttatatacataattcatcGTTATTTATGTAGGGACGTCTTTGATCGATTTTTACTCGAAGGGTGGAGATGTAGGGTAAGTGAGGCGAGTTTTTGATGATTCGTTGGTGAAGAGTACGACTACTTGGACTGCGATTATTGCAGCGTGTGTTAATGTGGGGAAGAGTGAAATTTCATTGCAGCTATTAAGGAATATGTTGGAGACTGATGTTGTACCTGATAATTATGTGAT
Proteins encoded in this window:
- the LOC107022588 gene encoding CASP-like protein 1F1, which gives rise to MEPKNMQSSPLKPYKYLLGTQILLRFLATIFTLASTLIILTSKQTVTIFGLEMDARYSYSSAFKFFAFANMIGCAFSVLSLFLASVLGHKGLVPKNSFYMFLHDLIVMAVLLAGCAAATAVGYIGKYGEMHSGWMPICEHVDKFCHKVTNSVILSYFAVFFYLCLTIISANQSRHIQV
- the LOC107022892 gene encoding CASP-like protein 1F1 isoform X2, which gives rise to MENFGAKNRQNQNVQNPIMKSDKCLLSTQILLRILAIAFTLAATSIILTSKQAVTVFGIEMDARYSYSSAFKFFAITNMITMALLLAGCAAATAVGYVGKYGQTHSGWLPICDHVDKFCRKVSHSIMLSYIAMILYLCLTIISANQSRKIMV
- the LOC107022892 gene encoding CASP-like protein 1F1 isoform X1; amino-acid sequence: MENFGAKNRQNQNVQNPIMKSDKCLLSTQILLRILAIAFTLAATSIILTSKQAVTVFGIEMDARYSYSSAFKFFAITNMVGCAFSVLSLIVASVLAHKSSDPKNYFYMFIHDLITMALLLAGCAAATAVGYVGKYGQTHSGWLPICDHVDKFCRKVSHSIMLSYIAMILYLCLTIISANQSRKIMV